Proteins encoded within one genomic window of Acidovorax sp. 107:
- the rlmN gene encoding 23S rRNA (adenine(2503)-C(2))-methyltransferase RlmN codes for MSTNLLEFDLDGLAEFCERLGEKRFRATQLFRWIHQRGASEFDAMSDLAKALRDKLKGCARVEALPVISEHVSADGTVKWLFDVGDGNAVEAVFIPEDDRGTLCVSSQAGCAVGCRFCSTGHQGFSRNLTTGEIVAQLWFAEHSLRKRLQTEDRVISNVVMMGMGEPLQNYSALVPALRVMLDDHGYGLSRRRVTVSTSGVVPMMDRLSQDCAVALAVSLHAPNDPLRDNLVPLNRKYPIHELLDACNRYLEHAPRDFITFEYCMLDGVNDQMDHARQLIDLVKRSGIRCKFNLIPFNPFPASGLLRSPQNQVLAFAKVLSDAGIVTTVRKTRGDDIDAACGQLAGDVKDRTRAAERMAKQRTIVLKPVT; via the coding sequence GTTTCGCTGGATCCACCAGCGCGGTGCCAGTGAGTTTGATGCCATGAGCGATCTGGCCAAAGCCTTGCGCGACAAACTCAAGGGGTGCGCGCGGGTGGAGGCTTTGCCCGTCATCTCCGAGCATGTCTCTGCAGACGGCACGGTGAAGTGGCTGTTTGATGTGGGTGATGGCAATGCCGTGGAGGCAGTGTTCATCCCTGAGGATGACCGCGGAACCCTCTGTGTGTCATCGCAGGCGGGCTGTGCGGTAGGCTGCCGTTTTTGTTCCACAGGCCATCAGGGCTTCAGCCGCAATCTGACCACGGGCGAAATTGTTGCCCAACTGTGGTTTGCCGAGCATTCCCTGCGTAAACGCCTGCAGACAGAAGACCGCGTGATCTCGAACGTGGTCATGATGGGCATGGGTGAGCCGCTGCAGAATTATTCGGCACTGGTGCCTGCGTTGCGGGTCATGCTGGACGATCACGGTTATGGCCTGTCGCGGCGCCGTGTGACGGTATCGACCTCGGGTGTGGTGCCCATGATGGACCGTCTTTCGCAAGACTGCGCCGTGGCATTGGCTGTCTCTCTGCATGCGCCTAATGACCCCTTGCGGGACAACCTGGTGCCGTTGAATCGCAAGTACCCGATTCATGAGTTGCTGGATGCTTGCAACCGCTACCTGGAGCACGCGCCCCGAGATTTCATCACTTTCGAATATTGCATGCTCGACGGTGTCAATGACCAAATGGATCATGCCCGTCAGTTGATCGATTTGGTGAAGCGCAGTGGCATTCGCTGCAAATTCAACCTGATTCCTTTTAATCCTTTTCCTGCGTCGGGGCTGTTGCGGTCGCCGCAGAATCAGGTGCTGGCTTTTGCCAAGGTCTTGAGCGATGCGGGCATCGTTACCACGGTGCGCAAGACGCGCGGTGATGACATCGATGCCGCATGTGGTCAGTTGGCGGGAGACGTCAAAGACCGCACCAGGGCTGCTGAGCGCATGGCAAAGCAGCGCACAATCGTGCTCAAACCGGTGACTTGA
- the pilW gene encoding type IV pilus biogenesis/stability protein PilW produces the protein MAGLVGRWQHFGRWTLAACSAVVCVWGLQGCATNTSSAVSDADAGLVTPSDEPESRRRARIRLELASNYFELGQTAVALDEVKQSLAADPSYADAFNLRGLIFMRLSDYAQAEDSFRRALSLRANDSNVLHNYGWLMCQQQKYVEADPYFVRAIANPAYTARGKTWMARGLCQSGAGQFPEAEQSFLKAYEFDAANPVVGYHLAALLLRRNELSRAQFYIRRLNNSDFANSESLWLGIKVERALGDTVAMRQLAAQLRKRFPDSRELGAYERGAFNE, from the coding sequence ATGGCGGGATTGGTTGGACGCTGGCAGCATTTTGGCCGCTGGACACTCGCGGCATGCAGTGCGGTGGTTTGCGTATGGGGGCTTCAGGGGTGTGCGACAAACACCTCGTCTGCCGTCAGTGACGCCGATGCAGGTCTGGTGACGCCGTCCGATGAGCCCGAGTCGCGGCGCCGCGCACGCATTCGGCTGGAACTGGCCTCCAACTATTTCGAATTGGGACAGACGGCGGTTGCTCTGGACGAGGTCAAGCAGTCGCTGGCTGCGGACCCTTCCTATGCCGACGCGTTCAATCTGCGTGGCCTGATTTTCATGCGCCTGAGTGACTATGCGCAGGCGGAAGACAGTTTCCGCCGCGCCCTTTCGTTGCGGGCGAACGACTCCAACGTACTGCACAACTACGGCTGGCTGATGTGCCAGCAGCAAAAGTACGTGGAGGCCGACCCGTATTTTGTGCGTGCCATTGCCAATCCCGCGTATACCGCCCGAGGCAAAACATGGATGGCCCGGGGCCTGTGCCAGTCGGGGGCCGGACAGTTCCCTGAAGCGGAGCAGTCGTTCCTGAAGGCCTATGAATTTGATGCTGCGAATCCGGTAGTGGGTTACCACCTCGCAGCTCTTCTGTTGCGGCGCAACGAGTTGTCGCGCGCGCAGTTTTACATTCGACGACTCAACAACAGTGATTTCGCCAATTCCGAATCGCTGTGGCTGGGCATCAAGGTGGAGCGCGCTTTGGGCGACACCGTGGCAATGAGACAACTGGCTGCCCAGTTGCGCAAGCGCTTCCCGGACTCCCGGGAGCTGGGTGCATACGAACGCGGGGCTTTCAATGAGTGA
- a CDS encoding RodZ domain-containing protein: MTAGGLLKEARQAAGMHIAALAVALKVPVSKLEALEADNYTVLPDTVFVRALASSVCRTLKVDPAPILSLLPQSQSPRLSVDSAGINAPVKGSAGKSSASSSSSFGGAGSTSRPVVLVVLALLVGALVLFLFPRHSTPVDVAISTPGAVPDALPSGPAEPTPAMEPSAPQSPAEAVAAVPSAAVAAAPAPAAAASNPAPAAAASNATPGMAVPADVGAEASTGALVLRARASSWVQVRDANGALALQRNLAAGESVSVSAPTPLAVIVGRADATEVIVRGKPFDLTAVARENVARFEVK, translated from the coding sequence ATGACAGCGGGCGGGTTGCTCAAAGAGGCTCGGCAGGCGGCAGGCATGCACATCGCGGCTCTGGCTGTTGCACTGAAAGTACCCGTCAGCAAATTGGAGGCCCTGGAGGCGGACAACTACACGGTGCTGCCAGACACCGTATTTGTCCGAGCGCTCGCGTCGAGCGTGTGCCGAACCCTCAAGGTGGACCCTGCGCCTATTTTGTCTTTGTTGCCGCAAAGCCAGAGCCCTCGCTTGTCCGTGGACAGTGCTGGTATCAACGCGCCTGTGAAGGGGAGTGCGGGCAAATCGTCTGCTTCTTCATCGTCTTCGTTCGGTGGGGCAGGGTCTACCTCGCGTCCTGTGGTGCTGGTGGTTCTAGCACTGTTGGTCGGTGCCCTGGTTTTGTTCCTTTTTCCACGGCATTCCACGCCGGTGGATGTCGCTATTTCGACGCCCGGTGCCGTGCCTGACGCCTTGCCTTCTGGTCCTGCCGAGCCAACACCCGCGATGGAGCCCTCGGCTCCACAGAGCCCTGCTGAGGCGGTGGCTGCTGTTCCGTCCGCTGCGGTCGCGGCGGCTCCGGCGCCTGCTGCTGCAGCGTCCAATCCTGCGCCTGCTGCCGCTGCAAGCAACGCAACGCCTGGCATGGCAGTTCCGGCGGATGTGGGCGCTGAGGCTTCGACCGGCGCGTTGGTGTTGCGCGCACGCGCTTCATCCTGGGTGCAGGTTCGAGACGCCAATGGCGCACTGGCATTGCAACGCAACCTGGCGGCGGGAGAGTCGGTGTCGGTGTCGGCGCCCACTCCACTCGCGGTGATAGTCGGTCGCGCGGATGCTACCGAGGTGATTGTTCGTGGAAAGCCGTTTGATCTGACGGCGGTCGCTCGTGAAAACGTGGCGCGTTTCGAGGTGAAATAG
- the ispG gene encoding flavodoxin-dependent (E)-4-hydroxy-3-methylbut-2-enyl-diphosphate synthase, whose product MENSPLDFGPVAIASPLPRRSRQAKIAWGSRVVTVGGDAPVRVQSMTNTDTVDAIGTAIQVKELAQAGSEFVRITVNTPEAAAAVPYIREQLDRMGESVPLVGDFHYNGHRLLTEFPDCAQALSKYRINPGNVGKGDKRDKQFGQMIEAAMRWNKAVRIGVNWGSLDQELLAELMDANSRRSTPWEARQVMYEALITSAIESARRAEAMGLDGNQIILSCKVSGVQDLISVYRELARRCDYALHLGLTEAGMGTKGTVASAAALSVLLQEGIGDTIRVSLTPQPGEARTQEVVVASEILQALGMRVFVPSVTACPGCGRTTSTTFQDLAKQIDDFLRAQMPVWRVRYPGVETLRVAVMGCIVNGPGESKHADIGISLPGTGEAPAAPVFIDGEKAMTLRGDDIANEFHRIVEQYIEKRFGAKVPA is encoded by the coding sequence GTGGAAAACTCCCCGCTTGATTTTGGACCAGTGGCGATTGCATCGCCGTTGCCTCGGCGTTCGCGTCAGGCAAAGATCGCCTGGGGGTCGCGTGTTGTGACCGTAGGCGGTGACGCCCCTGTGCGGGTGCAGTCCATGACCAATACCGACACAGTCGACGCCATCGGGACGGCGATCCAGGTGAAGGAGCTTGCCCAGGCGGGTTCGGAGTTTGTCCGCATCACGGTCAATACCCCCGAGGCGGCGGCGGCGGTACCTTACATCCGCGAACAGCTGGACCGCATGGGTGAAAGTGTTCCGTTGGTTGGTGATTTTCATTACAACGGACACCGCCTGCTCACCGAGTTTCCCGACTGTGCCCAGGCCTTGTCCAAGTACCGAATCAACCCTGGCAATGTGGGCAAGGGCGACAAGCGCGACAAGCAGTTCGGCCAGATGATCGAGGCTGCCATGCGCTGGAACAAGGCCGTGCGCATCGGCGTCAACTGGGGCAGCCTCGACCAGGAACTCCTGGCTGAGCTGATGGATGCCAATAGCCGCCGCAGCACTCCCTGGGAGGCGCGTCAGGTCATGTACGAGGCCCTCATCACGTCGGCCATTGAGTCTGCGCGCCGTGCAGAAGCCATGGGCTTGGATGGCAACCAGATCATCCTGTCCTGCAAGGTCAGTGGAGTGCAGGATTTGATCTCCGTGTACCGCGAACTGGCACGCCGCTGTGACTACGCTTTGCACCTGGGGTTGACGGAGGCAGGCATGGGTACGAAGGGAACGGTCGCCTCGGCAGCCGCCTTGTCCGTGCTGCTCCAAGAGGGTATTGGCGACACGATTCGTGTGTCGCTGACGCCCCAGCCTGGCGAGGCTCGCACCCAGGAGGTGGTCGTGGCATCCGAAATTTTGCAGGCGTTGGGCATGCGGGTTTTTGTGCCCAGCGTCACCGCGTGCCCTGGGTGCGGCCGCACGACCAGCACCACCTTTCAAGACTTGGCCAAGCAGATCGATGATTTCTTGCGCGCGCAAATGCCGGTATGGCGTGTGCGTTATCCGGGCGTTGAGACGTTGCGGGTCGCAGTCATGGGCTGCATCGTCAATGGCCCCGGTGAAAGCAAGCATGCGGACATTGGAATCAGCCTGCCGGGTACGGGTGAGGCCCCCGCTGCCCCGGTCTTCATCGACGGGGAAAAAGCAATGACCCTCCGTGGTGATGACATCGCCAATGAATTCCATCGCATCGTCGAGCAGTACATCGAAAAGCGTTTTGGCGCCAAGGTACCTGCTTGA
- the hisS gene encoding histidine--tRNA ligase translates to MNDILPPESARWEWLEAKVRDLMSRYAYRNIRTPIVEPTPLFVRGLGEVTDIVEKEMYSFEDRLNGEQLTLRPEATAGVVRAVAEHSMLYEGGKRLYYMGPMFRHERPQRGRYRQFHQIGAEALGFPGAEVDAELILLAAALWRDLGLQNVRLELNSLGQPDERQAHRAALIAYLEQHADALDEEARRRLHSNPLRILDTKNPAMQSVVEAAPRLIDFLGPQSLAHFEAVKAILDANGVAWTVNPRLVRGMDYYNLTVFEFVTDQLGSQGTICGGGRYDYLIEQIGGKAAPAVGWALGVERVLELLKEQQSAPPSLAPDVYAIVPSAAVLPRAVATIEQLRQHGVCVQMHAAPSLEGMGSMKSQFKKADASAAPYALVFGDDELSRGMVTVKALRDGAGAQIERPLDSVAQWSATLQSTR, encoded by the coding sequence ATGAACGACATCCTGCCTCCGGAATCTGCCCGCTGGGAGTGGCTGGAGGCCAAGGTTCGCGATCTGATGTCGCGTTACGCCTACCGCAATATCCGTACTCCTATTGTGGAGCCCACGCCGTTGTTTGTGCGTGGGTTGGGTGAGGTCACCGATATTGTCGAAAAGGAGATGTACTCTTTCGAGGATCGCTTGAATGGTGAACAGCTGACGCTTCGCCCCGAGGCGACAGCGGGCGTTGTGCGCGCGGTGGCTGAGCACTCGATGCTGTACGAAGGTGGAAAGCGGCTCTACTACATGGGCCCCATGTTCCGCCACGAGCGCCCCCAGCGCGGGCGCTATCGCCAGTTTCACCAGATTGGCGCGGAGGCCCTGGGTTTTCCGGGCGCTGAGGTAGATGCCGAGCTGATCCTTCTGGCCGCCGCTCTTTGGCGTGATCTGGGTCTGCAAAACGTGCGCCTCGAACTCAACAGTTTGGGTCAGCCAGACGAGCGCCAGGCGCACCGGGCTGCGCTGATAGCGTATTTGGAACAGCACGCAGACGCTCTTGATGAGGAGGCACGTCGGCGTCTCCATAGCAACCCTTTGCGTATCCTCGACACCAAGAATCCGGCCATGCAGTCGGTGGTTGAGGCTGCGCCTCGGTTGATCGACTTTCTGGGGCCGCAGTCTCTGGCCCACTTCGAAGCGGTCAAGGCCATTCTGGATGCGAACGGAGTAGCGTGGACCGTGAATCCCCGTTTGGTCCGCGGTATGGACTACTACAACCTCACTGTCTTCGAGTTTGTGACGGATCAACTGGGCTCGCAAGGCACCATCTGCGGTGGTGGCCGCTACGACTACCTGATTGAACAGATCGGCGGAAAGGCTGCACCAGCGGTGGGTTGGGCATTGGGGGTGGAGCGCGTATTGGAGTTGCTCAAGGAGCAGCAAAGCGCGCCTCCCTCGTTGGCTCCTGACGTCTATGCCATTGTTCCCTCCGCTGCGGTTTTACCTCGGGCCGTGGCCACCATCGAGCAATTGCGCCAGCACGGTGTTTGCGTCCAGATGCATGCGGCCCCCTCGCTGGAGGGTATGGGCAGCATGAAGTCGCAGTTCAAGAAGGCTGATGCCAGTGCTGCCCCGTACGCGCTGGTATTTGGCGATGATGAGCTGTCCCGTGGCATGGTGACAGTCAAAGCTTTGCGTGACGGAGCGGGGGCTCAAATCGAGCGTCCTCTGGACTCGGTCGCCCAATGGTCTGCCACCCTACAATCCACCCGCTAA
- a CDS encoding tetratricopeptide repeat protein, with protein MANHLDLEEQEQLDQLKHFWNTWGTLISSVVIVVAGAAAAWNGYQYWQTRQATQAAALFDAVDVAARSADNARMEQAFADLKSKYAGTVQAGQAGLTLAKAMQGAGNVNGAKEALTWVAEQSSDEGLKALAKLRLAGVLMDQKNYDEALKQLSGSFAPGFSSVVADRKGDVLVLQEKRQDAIAEYTKAYKGFEDSVEYRRLVEIKLNALGVSLQGVAAAATATSAESK; from the coding sequence ATGGCAAATCATCTCGACCTTGAAGAACAAGAGCAGCTAGACCAGCTCAAGCATTTTTGGAACACCTGGGGAACACTGATCAGCTCGGTGGTCATCGTCGTGGCGGGTGCGGCCGCTGCATGGAACGGTTACCAGTACTGGCAAACCCGTCAGGCCACGCAGGCGGCTGCGTTGTTCGATGCGGTGGATGTGGCTGCGCGATCTGCAGACAACGCCCGCATGGAACAAGCTTTTGCCGATTTGAAATCCAAATATGCCGGGACCGTTCAAGCGGGGCAGGCGGGCTTGACCCTTGCCAAGGCCATGCAGGGTGCTGGCAATGTCAATGGCGCCAAAGAGGCGCTTACCTGGGTGGCCGAGCAATCATCAGACGAGGGCCTGAAGGCCTTGGCCAAGTTGCGATTGGCTGGCGTGCTGATGGATCAAAAGAATTACGACGAAGCGCTCAAGCAACTGTCTGGCAGCTTTGCGCCAGGGTTTTCCTCTGTTGTCGCTGATCGGAAAGGTGACGTCCTGGTGCTTCAGGAAAAGCGCCAAGACGCGATTGCCGAGTACACCAAGGCATATAAGGGTTTTGAAGACAGTGTCGAATATCGCCGTCTGGTGGAAATCAAGCTGAATGCGCTGGGTGTCTCACTGCAAGGGGTGGCCGCTGCCGCCACCGCAACATCCGCGGAGTCCAAATAA